A region of the Hylaeus volcanicus isolate JK05 chromosome 5, UHH_iyHylVolc1.0_haploid, whole genome shotgun sequence genome:
ATTTACTGCAATTCTTCATTGACTGTTACTATGCATAGTTTCTtacattttctgaaaatgTCATACTGGCATCATATCTTCCACCGATGGGATTAGATGCAGCTATTACTGAACATCTAGCATTGAGTGATGTAACAATTCCtgcttttgaaattgaaatactttgTTGTTCCATAGCTTCGTGGATAGACGTTCTATCTTGATCATTCATCTGGAAGCACGGTAATAATTCCACATTCCACAAcgaacatttaatataaaaaatatatttactttgtcAAACTCATCAATAAGGCAAATTCCATGATCAGCAAGTACTAAGGCACCAGCTTCTAATGTCCATTCTCGAGTTGTTGGCGATCTTCTTACAAAAGCAGTTAAACCAACTGCTGATGCTCCTTGACCTGTAGTAAATACCGTTCTTGgtgcaattttttcaacgtATTTGAGAAATTGAGATTTAGCAGTTCCTGGGTCACCACATAGTAATACATTAATATCTCCTCTTACTTTGTGTTTATTACCTGTATATTCAAGCATAAAATTTGTCATATTGTGTTATTAAGAAGCatctgtataaaataatattagaaaattaaaataccagGATTTTTGGATTCGCCACCAAATATTGCTAATGCTAATGCTCTTTTTGTATATTCGTGTCCGTAGATCGAAGGTGCGATACTTGCAACAATGCGATCAATAATTCGATGATCTTTACTCAAAGAAATAATACTAGATATATCTTCTTCGGTCAAAGATTCTACTATTTCTTTTGAACCTTTCACTTGCAGATGATTAGCTAGAAGAACCGTTGCAAATACTGGAAAGCcctaatttatgaaataaataataagtcaCTTATTTTAAGTAAAGATATTTGTATGCAAACATATTTCTTACATGTTCTGTATTTAAAGAACCATCGTAATTATTCGTGTAGATTGCAGTAACATCCACTTCATCACCAGGTTTACAGCGATCACAAAGATCTGATAGAAGAATACATTCTTTGCTTCGAGGTATTCTTCCTGCCGGAATTTTTCCTGGTGATTCTtggattgtaattttttgataatttctatatattgTTTGTTCCATATTAATCTGTAATCGGTGTCAATATAATTCTAATGGATATATTGTTGTGGACATATAAAACGGATTTAATAATTGACCTTACCATGAAAGGTCCAATACTTTGACATTCAGGACATGATCCAGGTTTAACTTCTGTAGTTTGATTTTGTACAAAAGGTCCAAGTACGTATCCACATTTTGTGCAATCATATTTTACAACAGAGAGTTGTGGTAATACTCCTGTTGTTGTAGTAACAACTCCCAGAGTACGTACTAGTTGATTTAAATGCAACTtcctaatatttataattaactgtATCATTATCTTATTCAATATCAAACATTCCATCTAATATACAGCTATCTTATTACCTAAATGTTCgtatttcttctattaaaGGAAGTTCCGATATCCTGACATGAATTTCGCTTGTAACTCTTTCATAACTGGGGAAAATAGTTAGCACTAGTTCTTTTGCAACTTCATCAAATATCTCTAACATTTGAAATGGTGCTTCCGGCAGAAAGTAAGCCAGAACATGTTCTTTACTAGCAAGAATAGGAAATTCCACAACAAAGCTAGActgttcaaaaatattgtaagtaTCTTCAAAATCTAAACATTACTGTTGTAAGTCATAAGCAGTAACAAAAGATATATTACTTGATTGCTCTGACACATATGACGAATTCGttctttatacatatattgccCCTTTGAATTGGTATGCGTACGCAAAAAGCTTTTAAAGCGGTTTGAAATTTCTGTACGAGGTCCTAACATAGTTACCCAATCTTTAACTGAGTGACCCTTTGTATCTTCCAAGTTTTCAATAGACTCAACCAtctaaaatgaattaaaaaatattattatatgttatataagaaggcaaaaaaaaaagagattctCACTTCTGTATCTTCAATTTCACCTGTTGCAGCTTTTTCAGCCATACGTCTCTTACGTGCTTGAGTTTCTTCTTCATCACTTTCATCTTAAATGCATAAGGATAtatgttgtattatattttgaaaactacATTAATCTtgttaaagaagaaacatACCATAAAGTAAATATCTATCATCTCTGATGATTCCTGCTGCTCTATCTCTTTGTTGCATGGTAGCTTCAGCAGCTGCACGTTCTCCTTGAGACATTTCGGAATATTGCTCATCATCCAATGCATCTGGGTCATACCTATCCAATGCTGGCATAGGACGATAATCACTAAAAGATTATAACAATATTAGCACTAAATACATTCAATATCCTTATAATTTAACAGTATGAAAGACTTTACTCTTCCATATTATCCCCAAATAActcttctccttctccttcttcttcattttgttGATTAATATCATTATCATTGCCAAGTAAATCAGATTCATCTTCAAATGGCTCATCTATATCTGGTGCAGGAGATGTCATTGCCTCTGTTTGTCTATCAGAGCGTACTGGAGAGCTACTAGCatcctaaaaataatattcaaatatattgtatatgttacaaaatgtattcttataatttcattttagtgtacaatatttttattacgtttcaacattatacataattttatattttaaatatcttacCATTGTACTTATcttaaaagaaacgaaatgttttcgaacaatatataaataaaacaaatataaaacaaatacataaacaGATCTATAAACACGGGaaagtatttctttatttacactCCGTTGTgccgaaacgaaaaaaaaagaattggcGGGAACTGCTTCTATACCTCGTTCAACAAGACGAGAAAACAGAACATGTGATTTCGACGAAATATCATTGGTGGAAGGTTAGTAATTTCTCTATGCACAAACTTGAACGTTTATCATAGAAACAccataaaattaaagttcctaaataattatacatttgtgtagaaactttattaaagaaattaattcgatccGTACATtacaagaattaaattattatttattaaatgaaattgaaaatgaattctgatacacaattgtattaaaatgcatattttaatccatattttgtaacattgaATTCATAATCaacaacaaaatgaaaacattgttGACTGcataactaaaaataatgtagTGGAGggaaattgaacaaataaattcgaacACACTataataatctttattttttattggtttCTATCAAACAAGAATCATTCTTCAAAAAGTATAAAGACTTTAATTTGTCTAATACAGAGTTGAGTTCTGCTTGTATGTTTGCTGCTCTTATGACAAGATAAAGGGACTCTTGAAATCGTTTTTGAGCAATTCGTAAACTTTGTGGAACTAGTACACCAAACCATTTTATAGGATCTTGAATCTCTCCTCCATCTTTATCTAACTTTTTTAAgcttatatcaaaatttggTATTATTTTCCCTGTTTCTTCAGTTATCTTTGTTTCTAATTCAAATAGTGTAGCAACTTTTTCATCATCATCAGGAATCTGTAGCACACTTATGCTTTCCTTGCCACGTATATATTTAGCTTTAGCTAATTCAATATGACCATCACGCAATATGTTTTCTAGTT
Encoded here:
- the LOC128877557 gene encoding DNA replication licensing factor Mcm2 isoform X2, with the protein product MDASSSPVRSDRQTEAMTSPAPDIDEPFEDESDLLGNDNDINQQNEEEGEGEELFGDNMEDDYRPMPALDRYDPDALDDEQYSEMSQGERAAAEATMQQRDRAAGIIRDDRYLLYDESDEEETQARKRRMAEKAATGEIEDTEMVESIENLEDTKGHSVKDWVTMLGPRTEISNRFKSFLRTHTNSKGQYMYKERIRHMCQSNQSSFVVEFPILASKEHVLAYFLPEAPFQMLEIFDEVAKELVLTIFPSYERVTSEIHVRISELPLIEEIRTFRKLHLNQLVRTLGVVTTTTGVLPQLSVVKYDCTKCGYVLGPFVQNQTTEVKPGSCPECQSIGPFMINMEQTIYRNYQKITIQESPGKIPAGRIPRSKECILLSDLCDRCKPGDEVDVTAIYTNNYDGSLNTEHGFPVFATVLLANHLQVKGSKEIVESLTEEDISSIISLSKDHRIIDRIVASIAPSIYGHEYTKRALALAIFGGESKNPGNKHKVRGDINVLLCGDPGTAKSQFLKYVEKIAPRTVFTTGQGASAVGLTAFVRRSPTTREWTLEAGALVLADHGICLIDEFDKMNDQDRTSIHEAMEQQSISISKAGIVTSLNARCSVIAASNPIGGRYDASMTFSENVDLSEPILSRFDILCVVKDEIDPMQDRHLAKFVVNSHIRHHPSNAEKTITTEDNTNDISIPQDLLRKYIVYAKQTIHPKLTNIDQDKVAKLYSQLRQESLATGSLPITVRHIESIIRMAEASAKIHLRDHVQEDDINLAIRMMLDSFVDTQKYSVMKSMRQTFQKYLSYKKDHSELLYYILRQITLDTLAFQKALRGNRITTIEISEKDLLDRAKQIDIYNLHPFYESDIFKTNNFVYDSRRKVIIQTLPESIDE
- the LOC128877557 gene encoding DNA replication licensing factor Mcm2 isoform X1; the encoded protein is MDASSSPVRSDRQTEAMTSPAPDIDEPFEDESDLLGNDNDINQQNEEEGEGEELFGDNMEDDYRPMPALDRYDPDALDDEQYSEMSQGERAAAEATMQQRDRAAGIIRDDRYLLYDESDEEETQARKRRMAEKAATGEIEDTEMVESIENLEDTKGHSVKDWVTMLGPRTEISNRFKSFLRTHTNSKGQYMYKERIRHMCQSNQSSFVVEFPILASKEHVLAYFLPEAPFQMLEIFDEVAKELVLTIFPSYERVTSEIHVRISELPLIEEIRTFRKLHLNQLVRTLGVVTTTTGVLPQLSVVKYDCTKCGYVLGPFVQNQTTEVKPGSCPECQSIGPFMINMEQTIYRNYQKITIQESPGKIPAGRIPRSKECILLSDLCDRCKPGDEVDVTAIYTNNYDGSLNTEHGFPVFATVLLANHLQVKGSKEIVESLTEEDISSIISLSKDHRIIDRIVASIAPSIYGHEYTKRALALAIFGGESKNPGNKHKVRGDINVLLCGDPGTAKSQFLKYVEKIAPRTVFTTGQGASAVGLTAFVRRSPTTREWTLEAGALVLADHGICLIDEFDKMNDQDRTSIHEAMEQQSISISKAGIVTSLNARCSVIAASNPIGGRYDASMTFSENVDLSEPILSRFDILCVVKDEIDPMQDRHLAKFVVNSHIRHHPSNAEKTITTEDNTNDISIPQDLLRKYIVYAKQTIHPKLTNIDQDKVAKLYSQLRQESLATGSLPITVRHIESIIRMAEASAKIHLRDHVQEDDINLAIRMMLDSFVDTQKYSVMKSMRQTFQKYLSYKKDHSELLYYILRQITLDTLAFQKALRGNRITTIEISEKDLLDRVWIVHFTFDLLVHAQKYDFLTFLFSRLNKSTYTIFIHFMKVTYLKQTILFMIQGEK
- the LOC128877562 gene encoding coiled-coil domain-containing protein 115-like, with amino-acid sequence MHESIDDICKAIDENLLRNLELMEGKIIVNVQLENILRDGHIELAKAKYIRGKESISVLQIPDDDEKVATLFELETKITEETGKIIPNFDISLKKLDKDGGEIQDPIKWFGVLVPQSLRIAQKRFQESLYLVIRAANIQAELNSVLDKLKSLYFLKNDSCLIETNKK